A section of the Candidatus Tanganyikabacteria bacterium genome encodes:
- a CDS encoding LL-diaminopimelate aminotransferase — protein sequence MTIATDRFAEAQRLTLIPPYATAQLEVLRGQAEAKGLTCIDLGIGSPDQPTPPEVVERMVEALRDPSNHRYPAFKGKPAFRKAIAEWYGKHYGVELDPDTEVLPLIGSKEGLAKLALAFINPGDVTIAPDPSYPVHHRGTLLAGGRLSLVPMRQEREFLPDWSEVPAGDLERARLLFYNFPNNPTAAVAPREYHEETLEFAKRHNLILVHDLAYAELAFDGYRPTSLLELPGAKDVGVEFHTMSKTYNMAGWRCGFVVGNAKIINQLYRVKTNMDYGLFGAIQDAASFALSLPQSHADKLIALYQRRRDVVCDGLASLGWKVARPKATMYVWAQVPGGMTAYDFVADTIDRTGVVLTPGSGFGAGGEGFFRVSLVADEKVLQDAIDRLREAGIRYE from the coding sequence ATGACGATCGCCACCGACCGCTTCGCCGAAGCGCAGCGCCTTACCCTGATCCCGCCGTACGCCACGGCTCAGCTCGAGGTCCTGCGGGGCCAGGCCGAGGCCAAGGGCCTCACCTGCATCGACCTGGGAATCGGCTCGCCCGACCAGCCGACGCCGCCCGAGGTGGTGGAGCGCATGGTCGAGGCCCTGCGCGACCCGAGCAACCACCGCTATCCCGCCTTCAAGGGCAAGCCCGCGTTCCGCAAGGCCATCGCCGAGTGGTACGGCAAGCACTACGGCGTGGAACTCGATCCCGACACTGAGGTCCTGCCGCTCATCGGCTCCAAGGAAGGGCTGGCCAAGCTGGCGCTCGCGTTCATCAATCCCGGCGACGTGACGATCGCGCCGGATCCCAGCTACCCGGTGCACCACCGCGGCACCCTCCTGGCCGGCGGCCGCCTGTCGCTCGTGCCGATGCGCCAGGAGCGCGAGTTCCTGCCCGACTGGTCGGAGGTCCCCGCGGGCGACCTTGAGCGCGCCCGGCTGCTCTTCTACAACTTCCCCAACAACCCGACGGCCGCGGTCGCCCCGCGCGAGTACCACGAGGAGACCCTCGAGTTCGCGAAGCGGCACAACCTGATCCTGGTCCACGACCTTGCCTATGCCGAACTCGCCTTCGACGGGTATCGCCCCACCTCGCTGCTCGAACTGCCCGGGGCCAAGGACGTGGGCGTCGAATTCCACACGATGTCGAAGACCTACAACATGGCCGGCTGGCGCTGCGGCTTCGTCGTGGGCAACGCCAAGATCATCAACCAGCTGTACCGGGTCAAGACCAACATGGACTACGGCCTGTTCGGCGCCATCCAGGACGCCGCGAGCTTCGCGCTCTCGCTGCCGCAGAGCCACGCCGACAAGCTCATCGCGCTGTATCAGCGGCGGCGCGACGTGGTCTGCGACGGCCTGGCGTCGCTTGGCTGGAAGGTCGCCAGGCCCAAGGCCACGATGTACGTCTGGGCCCAGGTGCCGGGCGGCATGACCGCCTACGATTTCGTGGCCGATACCATCGACCGCACCGGCGTGGTGCTCACTCCGGGATCGGGCTTCGGCGCCGGCGGCGAGGGCTTCTTCCGCGTCAGCCTGGTGGCCGACGAGAAGGTGTTGCAGGACGCCATCGACCGGCTGCGAGAGGCCGGCATTCGCTACGAGTAG